The following coding sequences lie in one Mycobacterium sp. Z3061 genomic window:
- a CDS encoding heme-binding protein: MGQVAEAAGMVVGYRHSIEEPAHTTEKLTRDVELRHYGDRIAAQTTVVADEESARNVGFRRLARYIFGANNDREKVAMTAPVAQESRNKGEWVIQFFMPSEKTMETLPSPDDGDVELVTVPPSTVAVHKFNGIPSRRAVASHTKQLMDTLGELGFEATDSPAAWFYDPPWTVPALRRNEIAVPVKPRSGV; the protein is encoded by the coding sequence GTGGGGCAGGTCGCTGAAGCGGCCGGCATGGTCGTGGGGTACCGGCACAGCATCGAAGAGCCTGCTCACACCACCGAAAAGCTGACGCGCGACGTGGAGCTCCGCCACTACGGCGATCGGATCGCGGCCCAGACCACCGTCGTCGCTGATGAGGAATCGGCCCGCAACGTTGGGTTCCGACGGCTGGCACGCTACATCTTCGGGGCGAACAACGATCGCGAGAAGGTCGCAATGACGGCTCCGGTGGCGCAGGAGTCGCGCAACAAGGGAGAGTGGGTGATCCAGTTCTTCATGCCCTCGGAAAAGACGATGGAGACGCTTCCCTCGCCCGACGACGGCGATGTCGAGTTGGTGACCGTGCCGCCCTCGACGGTTGCGGTGCACAAGTTCAACGGCATCCCCAGCCGGCGCGCGGTCGCCTCTCACACCAAGCAGTTGATGGACACGCTGGGGGAGTTGGGATTCGAGGCGACGGACTCTCCGGCGGCCTGGTTCTATGACCCGCCCTGGACCGTTCCGGCGTTGCGCCGCAACGAAATCGCCGTCCCGGTCAAACCCAGGAGTGGAGTCTGA
- a CDS encoding FAD-dependent oxidoreductase yields the protein MTDRRRERHSATPGLADAASLSSRPRVVVVGAGIAGLAAATGLAERGVDVEVVEKEPYLGGRVGGWTEHDGSDPGSDVPMNRGFHAFFRQYYNLRALLSRVDPQLRMLTPVTDYPLIDGAGRRDTFRGLPRTPPWNALVFALRSPTFRLSDLMRIDAGASAPLAAVSVPEIYHQLDHIDAETFLKSINFPESARHLAFEVFSRSFFADPTQLSAGELATMFHIYFLGSSEGLIFDVANANFDVSLWNPLREYLSERGVRFRLDTPVQRVDAVDDEFRVHTDGDTLSADAVVLALDVGGLQQVLAASGDLGNDLWRAQIRRLRSAPSFVVHRLWLDRPVKSDRPPFLGTAGHPPLDNISVLERYEAEAAAWARQTGGSVVELHSYAMDSATPSDAAIEQLHKLYPETAAANVIQERVLRRSDCPLFTPGTYTRRPTVATPQAGLVLAGDGIRVDLPVALMERAATTGWVAANQLLSRWGVSGHDLFTVPTRGRSVLLRSLALRQIRGRK from the coding sequence GTGACCGACCGCCGCCGCGAACGACACTCGGCAACGCCCGGGTTGGCCGACGCCGCCTCACTGTCCTCGCGTCCGCGCGTCGTGGTCGTCGGGGCCGGGATCGCCGGCCTGGCCGCCGCCACCGGACTCGCCGAACGCGGTGTCGACGTCGAGGTGGTGGAGAAGGAGCCCTACCTCGGCGGGCGGGTCGGGGGCTGGACCGAACACGACGGTTCCGACCCGGGGTCCGACGTGCCGATGAACCGCGGGTTCCACGCCTTCTTCCGGCAGTACTACAACCTGCGGGCGCTGTTGAGCCGGGTGGATCCGCAGCTGCGCATGCTGACGCCGGTCACCGACTACCCGTTGATCGACGGGGCTGGCCGGCGCGACACCTTCCGCGGCCTGCCCCGCACGCCGCCCTGGAACGCCCTGGTTTTCGCCTTGCGCAGCCCGACCTTCCGGCTTTCCGACCTGATGCGCATCGACGCTGGGGCGTCGGCGCCGCTGGCGGCGGTCTCGGTTCCCGAGATCTACCACCAGCTGGATCACATCGACGCCGAAACGTTCCTGAAGAGCATCAATTTCCCGGAGTCGGCGCGTCACCTGGCATTCGAGGTGTTCTCCCGCAGCTTCTTCGCCGACCCGACCCAGCTGTCTGCCGGTGAGCTGGCCACCATGTTCCACATCTACTTCCTGGGCTCCAGTGAGGGACTGATCTTCGACGTTGCCAACGCCAATTTCGATGTCAGCCTGTGGAATCCGTTGCGGGAGTACCTGAGCGAACGCGGTGTCCGGTTCCGGCTCGACACGCCGGTGCAGCGCGTCGACGCCGTCGACGACGAATTCCGCGTGCACACCGACGGCGACACGCTGTCCGCCGACGCGGTGGTGCTGGCGCTCGACGTGGGCGGGTTGCAACAGGTCCTGGCCGCGTCGGGGGATCTCGGTAACGACCTGTGGCGCGCGCAGATTCGGCGGTTGCGCTCCGCCCCGTCGTTCGTGGTGCACCGGCTGTGGCTGGACCGCCCGGTCAAATCCGACCGGCCACCCTTCCTGGGCACCGCGGGCCACCCACCGCTCGACAACATCAGCGTGCTGGAGCGCTACGAGGCCGAGGCCGCCGCCTGGGCCCGCCAGACCGGTGGTTCCGTCGTCGAATTACACTCCTATGCAATGGATTCCGCAACGCCCAGCGACGCCGCGATCGAGCAGCTGCACAAGCTGTACCCGGAGACCGCGGCCGCCAACGTGATTCAGGAACGAGTGCTGCGCCGAAGTGACTGCCCGTTGTTCACCCCTGGTACCTACACCCGGCGACCTACCGTGGCGACGCCGCAAGCCGGCTTGGTGCTGGCCGGTGACGGCATCCGGGTGGACCTGCCGGTGGCGTTGATGGAGCGCGCCGCCACCACCGGCTGGGTGGCGGCCAACCAGCTGCTTTCGCGATGGGGCGTGAGTGGTCATGACCTGTTCACCGTTCCCACCCGCGGACGGTCAGTGCTGCTGAGATCGCTGGCGCTGCGGCAAATCCGAGGGCGGAAATGA
- a CDS encoding glycosyltransferase, producing MAVILAYGSPALGHLYPMAALLGELTARGHQVHLRTMSSEVAGMRAAGVHAAAVDPRIEAIVGDDWLAHNALGVLKRSIDVLCRRAVFEVDDFRSAISEARPDAVIVDANCWGAMSAADVAGLPWTVFSPFTPYLRSQFAPPFGPGLRPLPGLIGRVRDASMRPFVRYLFDRPMLPRINALRAGLGAPVIRSVDELMRRAPLLLAVGGEPFEYPHPDWPDSVQFIGACVPQQTAGPAPDWLDAIDRPIVLVSTSSIAQGDAKLGHVALQALADEPVHVIATFPAGVPGGLPQTANSTVCQFLEHGPVLERAVCVVTHGGMGTTVKALNRGVPVCVVPFARDQGEVARRVEVAGCGTRLLPKRLTPARLRAAVLGAATMTGGARRVAAGFAATGGVARGADLVEQRLLSAPRSVGPSHTLPPPAGRRRTSSEIR from the coding sequence ATGGCGGTGATTCTGGCTTACGGTTCGCCCGCGCTGGGTCATCTCTACCCGATGGCGGCTCTGTTGGGGGAGCTGACCGCGCGCGGCCACCAGGTTCACCTGCGAACGATGAGCAGTGAAGTCGCCGGCATGCGCGCGGCCGGCGTGCACGCCGCCGCCGTGGACCCGCGGATCGAGGCCATCGTCGGAGATGATTGGTTGGCGCACAACGCGTTAGGTGTTCTCAAGCGGTCCATCGACGTACTGTGCCGGCGGGCCGTCTTCGAGGTCGATGATTTCCGGAGCGCGATCAGCGAGGCGAGGCCCGACGCGGTCATCGTCGATGCGAACTGTTGGGGCGCGATGTCGGCGGCTGACGTCGCCGGCTTGCCGTGGACGGTGTTCTCGCCGTTCACGCCATATCTGCGCTCGCAGTTCGCGCCACCGTTCGGACCCGGGCTGCGGCCGCTGCCCGGCCTCATCGGGCGCGTCCGTGACGCGTCGATGCGGCCGTTCGTCAGATATCTGTTCGATCGCCCGATGTTGCCGCGGATCAATGCGCTTCGCGCCGGTCTCGGGGCGCCGGTGATCCGTTCGGTGGACGAGTTGATGCGCCGGGCGCCGCTGCTGTTGGCGGTGGGCGGTGAGCCGTTCGAATATCCGCACCCCGATTGGCCGGACTCGGTGCAGTTCATCGGAGCGTGCGTACCCCAGCAGACCGCGGGGCCGGCGCCGGACTGGCTGGACGCCATCGACCGGCCCATCGTGCTGGTGAGCACCTCTTCGATCGCCCAGGGCGATGCGAAGTTGGGCCATGTTGCGCTACAGGCCTTGGCTGACGAGCCGGTGCACGTCATTGCGACGTTTCCGGCGGGGGTTCCCGGCGGTCTGCCCCAGACGGCGAACTCGACGGTGTGTCAGTTCCTGGAGCATGGTCCGGTGCTCGAGCGGGCGGTGTGTGTCGTCACGCACGGTGGGATGGGCACCACGGTCAAGGCGCTCAACCGTGGCGTTCCGGTCTGCGTGGTGCCGTTCGCGCGGGACCAGGGCGAGGTTGCGCGCCGCGTCGAGGTGGCCGGCTGCGGTACCCGCTTATTGCCCAAGCGGCTCACTCCGGCACGGTTGCGGGCCGCGGTGCTGGGAGCGGCGACCATGACGGGTGGAGCCCGTCGGGTGGCCGCCGGATTCGCCGCGACCGGGGGAGTGGCTCGAGGTGCGGATCTGGTCGAGCAGCGGTTGCTCTCAGCGCCTCGGAGCGTCGGACCGAGCCACACCCTGCCGCCGCCTGCCGGCCGGCGACGAACCTCGAGCGAGATCCGCTGA
- a CDS encoding STAS domain-containing protein, whose translation MFVYARSLATVVQLDGDIDASNAGQIAAEVRRFTKARTPLIIDLSHLDFLGIEGFQQLLALNHQHRAAGLYCNIVSGPAVRTVLRVVRDHGLPLVRSVPEALQLIEDALATRRQVPGLVR comes from the coding sequence ATGTTCGTATACGCCCGCAGTCTGGCGACAGTAGTTCAACTCGACGGAGATATTGATGCGTCGAACGCCGGACAGATCGCTGCGGAAGTCCGCCGTTTCACCAAGGCGCGTACGCCTTTGATCATCGATCTCAGCCACCTGGATTTCCTCGGCATCGAAGGATTCCAGCAACTGCTCGCTCTCAACCATCAGCATCGAGCCGCCGGCCTGTACTGCAACATCGTCAGCGGTCCGGCCGTGCGAACGGTTTTGAGGGTGGTGCGCGATCACGGCTTACCGCTGGTGAGATCCGTGCCCGAGGCGCTGCAACTGATCGAGGACGCCCTTGCCACTCGGCGTCAGGTGCCAGGACTGGTGCGGTAG
- a CDS encoding class I SAM-dependent methyltransferase, with amino-acid sequence MDKAGLARGDVPDAFDVGADAYDRLVGANPGYHTNLRRSVQRMRLPDNGRGLRLLDAGCGTGASTAALLAAAPEAEIIAVDASAGMLEAARAKSWPASVRFVHTPIEELGEHGITGPFDAILAAYLLRNLADPDGQLRAFTGLLRPGGTLAVHEYSVRDSPAAVKIWHAVCWAIIIPSGWWRTRSTTLYRHLWRSVLSFDGAQRFRQRMSDAGFTSVRGETMSGWERNIVHTFIGEVPL; translated from the coding sequence ATGGATAAAGCAGGCCTTGCTCGCGGCGACGTTCCGGACGCGTTCGACGTCGGCGCCGACGCCTACGACCGACTGGTGGGCGCCAACCCCGGCTATCACACGAACCTGCGGCGTTCGGTGCAACGCATGCGCTTGCCCGACAACGGGCGCGGCCTGCGACTGCTGGACGCCGGCTGCGGCACCGGCGCATCCACGGCCGCGCTGCTGGCAGCGGCTCCCGAAGCCGAGATCATCGCCGTCGACGCATCGGCCGGCATGCTGGAGGCCGCGCGCGCCAAGTCGTGGCCGGCTTCCGTGCGGTTCGTGCACACCCCGATCGAAGAACTCGGTGAGCACGGCATCACCGGCCCGTTCGACGCCATCCTGGCGGCTTATCTGCTGCGCAACCTCGCTGACCCGGATGGGCAACTGCGCGCCTTCACGGGACTGCTGCGGCCCGGCGGAACGCTGGCGGTGCACGAGTATTCCGTGCGCGATTCCCCTGCCGCGGTGAAGATTTGGCACGCCGTGTGCTGGGCCATCATCATCCCGTCGGGCTGGTGGCGGACCCGGAGCACCACGCTGTACCGACACTTGTGGCGCAGCGTGCTCAGTTTCGACGGGGCGCAGCGGTTCCGCCAACGGATGTCCGATGCCGGATTCACTTCGGTACGCGGCGAAACCATGTCAGGCTGGGAGCGAAACATCGTCCATACCTTTATCGGGGAGGTGCCGCTGTGA
- the fni gene encoding type 2 isopentenyl-diphosphate Delta-isomerase, producing MTSPRRDMASRKLRHIDACLDGDVTYHGVTTGLERYRLPYNALTQTSLHDVDLSTEFLGVGLRAPVLVGAMTGGAELSGTINRNLATAAQRLGVGMMLGSQRVMLESALGEQAAPSFAVRDVAPDVLLVGNIGLSQFVKDAIPEIIRALDRVGANALAVHTNPLQEAMQHNGDTDFAGSLDRLHELTPMLDYPVLLKEVGHGIGATAVADLLRLTGEPPVAAIDVAGAGGTSWSRVEQLVRYGELRYPDLADWGIPTAQALLEVRAALPRIPLVASGGIRTGMDAAKALALGADVVAVARPLLAAAIESADAATEWLQGFIDELRICLHGCGAADLPSLRKLGALPVT from the coding sequence ATGACGTCGCCGCGCCGCGACATGGCGTCGCGCAAGCTACGTCATATCGACGCTTGCCTGGACGGCGACGTCACGTATCACGGGGTCACGACGGGCCTGGAGCGTTACCGATTGCCCTACAACGCACTGACGCAGACCAGCCTTCACGACGTCGACCTGTCGACGGAGTTCCTCGGGGTCGGGCTACGGGCGCCGGTGCTGGTGGGCGCCATGACCGGAGGTGCCGAGTTGTCGGGCACCATCAACCGGAATCTGGCCACCGCCGCGCAACGACTGGGCGTTGGCATGATGCTCGGCTCCCAGCGGGTGATGCTGGAGAGTGCCCTGGGCGAGCAGGCCGCGCCCAGCTTCGCGGTGCGCGACGTGGCACCGGACGTGCTGCTGGTGGGCAATATCGGACTGTCGCAATTCGTCAAGGACGCGATCCCCGAGATCATCCGGGCACTCGACCGGGTTGGGGCGAATGCGCTTGCGGTGCACACCAATCCGCTGCAGGAGGCGATGCAGCACAACGGTGACACTGACTTCGCCGGATCGCTGGACCGACTGCACGAGCTGACCCCGATGCTGGATTACCCCGTGCTGCTGAAGGAAGTGGGCCACGGCATCGGCGCCACCGCGGTCGCCGATCTGCTTCGCCTGACCGGAGAGCCCCCGGTTGCGGCCATCGACGTCGCAGGGGCCGGCGGGACGTCGTGGTCGCGTGTCGAGCAGCTGGTCCGTTACGGCGAACTGCGCTATCCGGATCTGGCCGACTGGGGGATTCCCACGGCGCAGGCGCTGCTCGAGGTTCGTGCGGCACTTCCGCGGATTCCGCTGGTCGCCTCCGGTGGGATCCGCACCGGGATGGACGCGGCCAAGGCGCTCGCCCTGGGCGCCGACGTGGTGGCAGTCGCCCGGCCGCTGCTGGCCGCCGCTATCGAGTCCGCCGATGCGGCAACGGAGTGGCTGCAAGGGTTTATCGACGAGCTGCGTATCTGTCTGCACGGTTGTGGTGCCGCCGATCTGCCGTCGCTGCGCAAGCTCGGCGCGCTCCCCGTCACTTAG
- a CDS encoding lycopene cyclase domain-containing protein: protein MTGLGYTVPAVVSVLAVCALEFTVLRTGLFRKLAYWLSMVIVLGFQVPVDGWLTKLSAPVVIYDERQTSGLRFPFDIPVEDFLFGFALVTGVLLLWEYQRVRR from the coding sequence ATGACCGGACTGGGTTACACCGTCCCGGCCGTCGTCTCGGTGCTCGCGGTGTGTGCGCTGGAGTTCACGGTGTTGCGCACCGGACTGTTCCGCAAGCTCGCCTACTGGCTGTCGATGGTGATCGTGCTGGGATTTCAGGTTCCCGTCGACGGCTGGCTGACCAAGCTCAGCGCCCCGGTGGTCATCTACGACGAGCGGCAGACCAGCGGGCTGCGCTTTCCCTTCGACATCCCGGTCGAGGACTTCCTGTTCGGCTTCGCGCTGGTCACGGGAGTCCTGCTGCTGTGGGAGTATCAACGTGTACGGCGGTGA
- a CDS encoding phytoene/squalene synthase family protein, with amino-acid sequence MIRTELDAAGIDDPALRDAYRSCRKIAAQNGRTYFLATRLLAPDQRPAIHALYAFARLADDILDEFNPTLDAAARADRLQLLSDRFFAGGAHRDEPVLTAVDHTINRYRIAAELFVDFLDSMRMDLTVTAYPDRAALNRYMRGSAEVIGLQVLPVLGTVSDPSEAAPYAEALGRAFQLTNFLRDVNEDLLRDRVYLPADELAAHGVDRELMLWCHMHRRTDARVRDALAEQHKITREIYSFAAQGIPLLAPRSRPCVATALTLYSEILDRIEDSDFAVFSHRATVGKARRIQVAGSALFEAWRIRRTLPDQRKSGAA; translated from the coding sequence ATGATCCGCACCGAACTGGACGCCGCCGGCATCGACGATCCCGCATTGCGCGACGCCTATCGCAGCTGCCGCAAGATCGCGGCGCAGAACGGTCGCACTTATTTCCTGGCGACCAGGTTGCTGGCCCCTGACCAGCGTCCGGCGATCCATGCGCTGTACGCCTTCGCCCGGCTCGCCGACGACATTCTCGATGAGTTCAATCCCACCCTGGACGCCGCGGCGCGGGCCGATCGGCTGCAGCTACTGTCCGACCGCTTCTTTGCCGGCGGTGCGCACCGCGACGAGCCGGTGCTGACGGCTGTCGACCACACGATCAACCGCTACCGGATTGCGGCGGAGCTGTTCGTGGACTTCCTGGACTCCATGCGCATGGACCTGACCGTTACCGCTTACCCCGACCGCGCCGCCCTCAACCGCTACATGCGCGGCTCAGCGGAAGTCATTGGCCTGCAAGTGCTTCCGGTGCTGGGCACCGTCTCCGACCCGAGCGAGGCGGCACCGTACGCCGAAGCGCTGGGCCGCGCGTTCCAATTGACCAACTTCCTGCGCGACGTCAACGAGGACCTGTTGCGCGACCGGGTCTATCTGCCTGCCGACGAACTCGCCGCTCACGGTGTGGACCGCGAGTTGATGCTGTGGTGTCACATGCACCGGCGCACCGATGCCCGGGTCCGGGACGCACTGGCCGAGCAGCACAAGATCACCCGGGAGATCTACAGCTTTGCCGCGCAAGGCATCCCGTTGCTGGCACCCCGTTCACGCCCGTGTGTGGCAACGGCGCTCACGCTGTACTCCGAGATCCTGGACCGCATCGAGGACAGCGACTTCGCCGTGTTCAGCCACCGCGCCACCGTCGGCAAGGCGCGCCGCATCCAGGTGGCCGGCAGCGCGCTGTTCGAGGCCTGGCGCATCCGCCGGACGCTGCCAGATCAGCGGAAATCCGGTGCCGCGTGA
- a CDS encoding lycopene cyclase domain-containing protein, with the protein MSDHWQYLVVLGLCLLITLPLELFGKGVYRQPGRLLRSVVPFAAVFLVWDAIAIAAGIWWYNGKYITGIELPPRIPIEEVLFFLVIPVCGLLTYSAVSTILGWSRRR; encoded by the coding sequence GTGAGCGATCACTGGCAGTATCTGGTCGTTCTGGGTCTGTGCCTGTTGATCACCCTGCCGCTGGAATTGTTCGGCAAAGGCGTGTACCGCCAACCCGGGCGCCTGCTGCGTTCCGTGGTGCCGTTCGCAGCGGTGTTCCTGGTGTGGGATGCCATCGCGATCGCCGCCGGAATATGGTGGTACAACGGCAAATACATCACCGGCATCGAGTTGCCGCCTCGCATACCCATCGAGGAGGTGCTGTTCTTCCTGGTGATCCCCGTGTGCGGGTTGCTCACCTACAGCGCGGTGAGCACCATCCTCGGCTGGAGCCGGCGCCGATGA
- a CDS encoding MarR family winged helix-turn-helix transcriptional regulator, with the protein MSKRGAGEPPPRRAELERQLSADIRAITARSDRVGRHYARVNDVSNSDFHALLHIMVAETAGTPLTLAQLRQRMDVSPPAITYLVDRMIEAGHIRREPDPDDRRKWLLRYETRGMTLAHTFFSPLGGHIREALADMPDKDLVAAHRVFMAMIEAMATFENELSAAEQHDESADLARGSSPAGRRRQGVARSDAPRR; encoded by the coding sequence GTGAGCAAGCGGGGCGCGGGCGAGCCGCCGCCGAGGCGGGCGGAGCTGGAGAGGCAGCTCTCGGCCGACATTCGCGCAATCACCGCTCGCTCTGATCGCGTCGGCCGGCACTACGCGCGCGTCAACGACGTCAGCAACAGCGATTTTCATGCCCTGCTGCACATCATGGTGGCTGAGACCGCGGGTACCCCGCTGACCCTGGCACAACTGCGGCAGCGCATGGACGTGTCCCCGCCGGCCATCACCTATCTGGTCGACCGGATGATCGAGGCGGGCCACATCCGGCGCGAACCAGATCCCGACGACCGCCGCAAGTGGCTCCTGCGGTACGAGACGCGCGGGATGACGCTGGCGCACACGTTCTTCAGCCCACTCGGGGGACACATCCGGGAAGCCCTGGCCGACATGCCGGACAAGGACCTGGTGGCGGCACACCGCGTGTTCATGGCGATGATCGAGGCGATGGCCACCTTCGAGAACGAACTGTCCGCGGCCGAACAGCACGACGAATCAGCGGATCTCGCTCGAGGTTCGTCGCCGGCCGGCAGGCGGCGGCAGGGTGTGGCTCGGTCCGACGCTCCGAGGCGCTGA
- a CDS encoding DUF2945 domain-containing protein, translating into MSDDNLRKGDKVEWKSHGNTVKGKVERKITSDTEAAGRTVRASKDDPQYQVRSDKTGKDAVHKPDALRRDN; encoded by the coding sequence TTGAGCGACGACAATCTGCGCAAGGGCGACAAGGTCGAGTGGAAGAGCCACGGTAACACCGTCAAAGGCAAGGTGGAACGCAAGATCACGTCGGACACCGAAGCGGCCGGGCGAACCGTTCGGGCTTCCAAAGACGACCCGCAGTACCAGGTCCGCAGCGACAAGACCGGCAAAGACGCGGTGCACAAGCCGGATGCCCTGCGCCGCGACAATTGA
- a CDS encoding DUF5914 domain-containing protein, with amino-acid sequence MSVGDQFRERWPKDWPLQLVPRAAWTQQRPTYGQAQPGIINAALDRSQRRPTGNWYVFAASSAVRATRPLGVRVAGVELVAWRDRLGHLTVGPASCPHLGADLATGTVSDGVLFCRWHGLALDGRSCKLGWAPLPGYDDGVLAWVRLDAVGGETPLDVPVIPERPTGTTLPAVARVEGTAEPQDIIANRLDPWHGGWFHPYSFTRLEVLTTPTEEDDRFVVSVTFRVGRFGVPTIAEFTCPDARTIVMRIVEGEGAGSVVETHATPVGPGPDGQPRVAVIEAVVAHSQRPGFKAALSVAPLVTPLMRYAANRLWRDDLAYAERRYRLRSGG; translated from the coding sequence ATGAGCGTCGGCGATCAGTTCCGCGAGCGGTGGCCCAAAGACTGGCCGCTGCAACTGGTTCCGCGCGCGGCGTGGACGCAGCAGCGCCCCACCTACGGGCAGGCGCAGCCGGGGATCATCAACGCCGCCCTGGACCGGTCGCAGCGCCGTCCCACTGGCAACTGGTACGTGTTCGCGGCCAGCAGCGCCGTGCGGGCGACTCGACCACTGGGCGTCCGCGTGGCCGGTGTCGAACTCGTCGCCTGGCGTGACCGACTGGGCCATCTGACGGTCGGCCCGGCCAGTTGCCCCCATCTGGGCGCGGACCTGGCCACCGGCACGGTTTCCGACGGCGTGTTGTTCTGCCGCTGGCATGGGCTGGCCCTGGACGGCCGGTCGTGCAAGCTGGGTTGGGCTCCGTTACCCGGCTACGACGACGGCGTGCTGGCCTGGGTGCGACTGGACGCCGTCGGCGGCGAAACGCCGCTGGACGTGCCGGTGATCCCGGAGCGGCCCACCGGGACCACGCTGCCCGCCGTCGCCCGCGTCGAAGGCACCGCTGAACCGCAGGACATCATCGCCAACCGCCTCGACCCGTGGCATGGCGGCTGGTTCCACCCCTACTCGTTCACCCGACTCGAGGTGCTCACCACCCCGACCGAGGAGGACGACCGGTTCGTCGTCTCGGTCACCTTCCGGGTCGGCCGCTTCGGGGTGCCGACCATCGCGGAATTCACCTGCCCCGACGCGCGCACCATCGTGATGCGCATCGTCGAAGGTGAGGGCGCCGGAAGCGTCGTCGAAACCCATGCCACCCCAGTGGGTCCGGGGCCCGACGGGCAGCCCCGCGTCGCCGTGATCGAAGCGGTCGTCGCACATTCGCAGCGGCCCGGCTTCAAAGCGGCACTTTCGGTCGCCCCGCTGGTGACCCCGCTGATGCGCTACGCCGCCAACCGATTGTGGCGCGACGACCTTGCTTACGCCGAACGCCGGTACCGGCTGCGCAGCGGCGGCTGA
- a CDS encoding DUF2784 domain-containing protein: MKRRYFALVVATVAAHFAYLAYLPSGGFLALRWRRTFWLHVPTVCWGAAVVALDLRCPLTSLEDWARARAGMGALPQNGFIGRYVDGGVLPANRTGTAQALAFTAAALSWIALLIQSRRVSEGKSMAREAKSIERRQSAQGRQGRVEEPR; this comes from the coding sequence ATGAAGAGAAGATATTTCGCCCTTGTCGTTGCCACTGTGGCCGCGCACTTCGCCTATCTGGCGTACCTGCCGAGCGGCGGCTTTCTGGCGTTGCGCTGGCGGCGCACATTCTGGTTGCACGTTCCGACCGTCTGCTGGGGTGCCGCGGTTGTGGCGCTTGATCTCCGGTGCCCGTTGACGTCACTGGAAGATTGGGCCCGCGCCCGGGCCGGGATGGGCGCCCTTCCCCAGAACGGGTTCATCGGCCGTTACGTCGACGGCGGCGTCCTGCCTGCCAACCGCACCGGAACCGCTCAGGCGCTCGCTTTCACCGCCGCCGCGCTGTCCTGGATCGCGTTACTGATCCAGAGTCGGCGGGTATCCGAGGGGAAATCGATGGCGAGGGAAGCGAAGTCAATTGAGCGACGACAATCTGCGCAAGGGCGACAAGGTCGAGTGGAAGAGCCACGGTAA